The window TTCATGCCCTGGACGAGGTGCTGCAGCGGCATCGAGGAGATGACGTCGCTGCACGGGATCAGCTTCTCCTCGCCGTCCTGCAACACGGTGACGGCGGTCACACGCTTGCCCTCGCGGTGCAGCGCGACGACCGGGGCCTCCATGATCACCTGCCCACCGCCCTCGACGACGAGGTCGCGGCAGCGCTCCCACATCATCCCGGGGCCGTACTTCGGGTACTGGAACGTGTCGATCAGCGTCGTGATCTCGGTCTGGCCCTTGGGCTGGAAGATCGCGTTCTTGATCGCCGAGAACAGCGAGAGGTTCTTGATGCGCTGGGCCGCCCAGTCGGCCTGGATCTGGTCGCCGGGGATGCCCCAGAGCTTCTCGGTGTAGGTCTTGAAGAAGATGTTGTAGAGGCGCCAGCCGAAGCGCGCGGCGACCCAGCCCTCGAAGTTGGTCTGGTCCTTCGGCGGGCGGATGCGCACCCAGACGTAGGACAGCACGCAGCGGACGGCCTCGATGATGCCGAGGTTCTTCAGCGCGTTCCCGGCCTTGAGCGGGTAGTCGTAGAGCTTGCCGCGGTAGGAGATCCGGCTCATGCGCGGCCGCTGCAGGAAGTCCTCGTCGGGGAGGATCTCGTGCCAGAGCGCCTCGACCTCGGGCACCTTGGTGAAGAAGCGGTGACCGCCGATGTCGAACCGCCAGTCGTCGCGGACCTCGGTGCGGGAGATGCCGCCGATCTGGTCCGTCGCCTCGAGGACCGTCACGGCGCGTCCGCGCTTGACCAGCTCGTAGGCGGCGGTCAGGCCGGCCGGGCCGGCGCCGATGACGACAACGGGGGCGTCGGACGATGCACCGTGCTCGGGCGCCATGGAATCTCGCTCTCTCGGCTTCCACCGGGATGGGCCAGGCCACGCGACCCTGCGCGGCTGTGCGGCTGTGCGGTAAGACCTGATTCTGTCTCGTCTACCCACAAAGTCCTACCCGACCCCCTGCGTTGTTCCTCTCACCGACGAGGTCACGTTTGGGTCACTGATTTCGATCAAGCCGCCGGATCGAGAGATCGCCTCCGGCGCGATCATGACGTTCCGTCATCCCCCCGAGAGGGCCGCGAGACCCGCGTCGGCGTCGTCGACGACCGCGTCACCGGCGTCGTCGAGCCACCCGTCGGGCAGGGCGACACGGCGCGGTGAGCCCGCCCGTCCGCGGGGGACGCCGAGGCTCGCGGCCGGGAACTCCTGGTCGGTGTCGAGCTCGGCCAGCAGGCGGTCCAGCTCCGCCAGCGAGCCGACCAGGCCGAGCGCCTGCCGCAGCCCGGAGCCCACCGCGAACCCCTTGAGGTACCAGGCGATGTGCTTGCGGATCTCCTGGCACGCCTTGAACTCGCCGAGGTCCTCGGTCATCAGGTCGGCGTGCCGACGCAGCGTGGCCGCGACCTGGCCGAGCCCGGGGTGGCCGGGGTCGGGGCGGCCGTCGAACGCAGCGGCGAGATTGCCGAACAGCCAGGGCCGGCCGAGGCAGCCACGCCCGACGACCACGCCGTCGCACCCGGTCTCGGCGACCATGCGCAGGGCGTCACCGGCCTCCCAGATGTCGCCGTTGCCGAGCACCGGGACGCCGGTGCCGGCCAGCGACTCCTTCAGCTCCGCGATCTTCGACCAGTCCGCCTGGCCCGAGTAGTGCTGCGCCGCGGTCCGGGCGTGGAGGGCGACCCAGGCGACGCCGGCCTCCGCGGCGATCCGGCCGGCGTCGAGGAACGTCGGGTGCTCGTCGTCGATGCCGACGCGCATCTTCACCGTCACCGGCACCGCACCGTCGGCCGCGTCCACCGCGCCGGCGACGATCCGCGCGAACAGCGCCCGCTTCCACGGCAGCGCCGAGCCGCCGCCCTTGCGCGTCACCTTGGGCACCGGGCAGCCGAAGTTCAGATCGACGTGGTCGGCGAGGTTCTCGGCCACCACGAGCCGCACCGCACCGGCGATGGAGTCCGCGTCGGTGCCGTAGAGCTGGAGGCTGCGGGGGAACTCGTCGGCGTCGAAGGACACCATCGCCCGCGTCGTCCGGTCGCCCTCGACGAGTCCGCGCGCGGTGACCATCTCGTTCACGTACAGCCCGGCGCCGTGCTCGCGGCACAGGCGACGGAAGGCCCGGTTGGTGATTCCCGCCATCGGGGCCAGCACGACCGGCGGCCAGATCTCGTGCGTGCCCAGGCGGAGCGGGGTCAGCACCCCACCAACCGCTCGGCGAGGTACCCCGTCAGCCGGTCGAGCGAGACCCGCTCCTGGCGCATCGAGTCGCGGTCGCGCACGGTGGCGGCGCCGTCGTCGAGCGACTCGAAGTCCAGCGTCACGCAGTACGGGGTGCCGATCTCGTCCTGCCGTCGGTACCGCCGGCCGATCGCGCCGGCGTCGTCGAACTCGACGTTCCAGTGCCGGCGCAGGCCGGCCGCGACCTCGCGGGCGCGCGGCGAGAGCTCGGGGTTGCGCGAGAGCGGCAGCACCGCCGCCTTCACCGGGGCGAGGCGCGGGTCGAGCCGCAGCACCGTCCGCTTCTCCGGGTTGCCCTTCGCGTTGGGGGCGGTGTCCTCGGAGTACGCCGCGAGCAGGAACGCCAGCACGCAGCGGGTCAGCCCGGCCGCGGGCTCGATGACGTAGGGCGTCCAGCGCTCGCCCGTGGTCTGGTCGAAGTAGCTCAGGTCGTTGCCGGAGTTCTTGCTGTGAGTGGTGAGGTCGAAGTCGCTGCGATTGGCGACGCCTTCGAGCTCCGCCCACTCGGTGCCCGCGCCGGCGCTGAAGCCGAAGCGGTACTCGATGTCGACGGTGCGTCGCGAGTAGTGCGCGAGCTTGTCCGCGGGGTGCTCGTAGCGGCGCAGGTCGGCCTCGGGGATGCCGAGGTCGAGGTACCAGGCCCAGCGCTCGGCGAGCCAGTACTCGTGCCAGCGCTCGTCGGTGCCGGGCTCGACGAAGAACTCGAGCTCCATCTGCTCGAACTCACGCGTGCGGAAGATGAAGTTGCCCGGCGTGATCTCGTTGCGGAAGCTCTTGCCGACCTGACCGATGCCGAACGGCGGACGGCGCCGGGACGTCGTGAGCACGTTGGCGAAGTTGACGAAGATCCCTTGCGCCGTCTCCGGGCGCAGGTAGTGCACGGCGTCGGCGTCCTCGACCGGGCCGAGGTGCGTGCGCAGCAGACCGTTGAACGGCCGGGGCTCGGTGAGCGACCCGGGGCTGCCGCAACCGGGGCACGACAGGTTCGCGAGTTCGGCGGGGTTCTCGGTGATCTGGTCGACGCGCCAGCGCTTGTGGCAGGCCTGGCACTCGGTGAGGGGGTCGACGAACGACTCGAGGTGGCCCGAGGCCTTCCAGACGTCGGTGGCGAGGATGATCGAGGAGTCCAGCCCGACGACGTCGTCGCGGCTCTGGACGCACGCCTTCCACCACTGCCGCTTGATGTTCTCCTTGAGTTCGACCCCGAGCGGCCCGTAGTCCCAGCACGAACGCATGCCGCCGTAGATCTCGCTCGACGGGAACACGAAGCCCCGGCGACGGCTGAGGCCGACGATCGCGTCGATCCGGTCAGCAGGCAACGCGAGCACTCCGTACGGGACGTTCAGCGGGCCACAGGGGATGAGGCCGGAGCGGGTCAGCCTACTCGCCGCCGGTCCGCGAGCGAAGTCCTCTGTCGCGTCCGGTTCACGCGGAGGAGACGATCTCGAACGTGCCCGGCTCGGCGGGGAATCGCGCCATCAGCGGCATGATCTGCGTCCGCACCGCGCCGGTCGTGAGCCCACGCCGGCCGCTGCCGACGTCGGTCCACTCGCACACGACGACCCACGTCGACGGGTCGTCCAGGGCCCGCCCGACCCGGCCCGACACCCACCCGGGGCGGGTCGCCAGCGCGGCGAGTGCGCCCTCGGCCTCGGCCTGGAACTCGACGGGATCGGACACCCCGGGCACCCGGGCGACGAGCAGCATTGCTCCACCTTGGCAGGATGTGGCAATGGCCGCGAAACCACGTCCCCGCAACGCGCATCCGCGGGTGCGCGCGAACGTCCCGCCGGACAAGATCGCCAACCGCGTCGCGACGACGACCGCGCCGGGCCTGCTCTGGCTGAGCCGGATGCCGAAGCTCGTGCTGCCCGCGTTCGTCGCGGTCGCGCTGGTCGGCGGACTGATCGCCGGCGGAATTCTCGGCCTGCTCCTGCTGGTTGTGGTCGTCGGACTGTTGGGGTGGCTGCTCGCCGCGTTCTGGCCGACGCTCCCCAACGCCGGTCGCGCGCTTCGCGTCGCGGCCCTGGCCGCGGTGATCGTCGTGGGAGTGCTCAACCTCTGATGCCTCGGATGCCGGAAGTGGACGAACGATGAGTGACGCCGGAGTCCGGCCGCAGCGCGCGACGCGCCAGCGGGCCGCGGTCGCCGCCGCGCTCGACGCCGTCTCCGACTTCCGCAGCGCGCAGGAACTGCACGACCTGCTCAAGCAGCGTGGGGAGAACGTCGGCCTGACGACGGTGTACCGGACGCTCCAGTCGCTCGCCGAGTCCGGCGAGGTGGACGTGCTCCGCACCGACGACGGTGAGTCGATCTACCGTCGCTGCAGCGACGGGCACCACCACCACCTGGTCTGCCGGGTCTGCGGCCGCGCCGTCGAGGTCGAGGGACCCGCCGTCGAGCGGTGGGCCGACAAGGTCGCGGCCGAGCACGGGTTCACGGACGTCAGCCACACCGTCGAGATCTTCGGCCGCTGTGCCGACTGCTCCGCCACCTGACCCGGCCGTGGGTTATTAATGAGCGTCATGACGTCCCCGAACCCGACCTTCCCCGATCTCGACGAGATCCGCGGCCGGTACGGCCGCATCGCCGCCGACCTCGACCTGCGGGTGGGGCGCGTGCGGACCCTGGACTGGAACTCGATGACGCCGTGCCGCGACTGGAACAGCCGCGACCTGCTCGCCCACGTCGTCGACAACCACCGGCGGGTGCTGGCCGCGCTGAACGACACCCCGCTGGAGGAGGTCACCGACACCGAGGACGTGATTGCCGCCTGGCGTGCCGCGACCGCGGACGTCGCCGCGGCGCTCGCGGAGGACGAGAAGGCCCTGTTCCCGGTGCGCTTCTACGGGGCGGAGTCGGAGTTCGCCACCCTCGTTGGCGGGATGCTCTGCACCGACACCCTGATCCACACCTGGGACCTGTGCCAGGCGGCGGGCCTCGACGACAAGCTCGACGAGGCCGGGGTCGAGGCCGCGTTCGAGCTGCTGAGGAGTTTCGGCGACTCGATCCGCGCCCCGGGCGCCTTCGGCCCCGAGATCCCGG of the Sporichthya polymorpha DSM 43042 genome contains:
- a CDS encoding glycine--tRNA ligase, yielding MPADRIDAIVGLSRRRGFVFPSSEIYGGMRSCWDYGPLGVELKENIKRQWWKACVQSRDDVVGLDSSIILATDVWKASGHLESFVDPLTECQACHKRWRVDQITENPAELANLSCPGCGSPGSLTEPRPFNGLLRTHLGPVEDADAVHYLRPETAQGIFVNFANVLTTSRRRPPFGIGQVGKSFRNEITPGNFIFRTREFEQMELEFFVEPGTDERWHEYWLAERWAWYLDLGIPEADLRRYEHPADKLAHYSRRTVDIEYRFGFSAGAGTEWAELEGVANRSDFDLTTHSKNSGNDLSYFDQTTGERWTPYVIEPAAGLTRCVLAFLLAAYSEDTAPNAKGNPEKRTVLRLDPRLAPVKAAVLPLSRNPELSPRAREVAAGLRRHWNVEFDDAGAIGRRYRRQDEIGTPYCVTLDFESLDDGAATVRDRDSMRQERVSLDRLTGYLAERLVGC
- a CDS encoding TIGR03086 family metal-binding protein, with protein sequence MTSPNPTFPDLDEIRGRYGRIAADLDLRVGRVRTLDWNSMTPCRDWNSRDLLAHVVDNHRRVLAALNDTPLEEVTDTEDVIAAWRAATADVAAALAEDEKALFPVRFYGAESEFATLVGGMLCTDTLIHTWDLCQAAGLDDKLDEAGVEAAFELLRSFGDSIRAPGAFGPEIPAPPEATLQDQLILYSGRKVIGLD
- a CDS encoding NAD(P)/FAD-dependent oxidoreductase, which gives rise to MAPEHGASSDAPVVVIGAGPAGLTAAYELVKRGRAVTVLEATDQIGGISRTEVRDDWRFDIGGHRFFTKVPEVEALWHEILPDEDFLQRPRMSRISYRGKLYDYPLKAGNALKNLGIIEAVRCVLSYVWVRIRPPKDQTNFEGWVAARFGWRLYNIFFKTYTEKLWGIPGDQIQADWAAQRIKNLSLFSAIKNAIFQPKGQTEITTLIDTFQYPKYGPGMMWERCRDLVVEGGGQVIMEAPVVALHREGKRVTAVTVLQDGEEKLIPCSDVISSMPLQHLVQGMNPKAPQEVREAAEGLGYRDFVTVAIVVPVEDGFPDNWIYIHTPGVKVGRIQNYGSWSPYLVKDGLTCLGLEYFVNEGDGTWTSSDEDLIALAKKELAQLGLVKTERMQAGFVVRVPKAYPIYDEGYDVKVDTIRHWLADEVVNVQATGRNGMHRYNNQDHSMVTAMYAVDNICGTPRDLWTVNVEEEYHEEKRNDSPGTSANTAPAAGTGRAAPVLPRRDSSA
- a CDS encoding DUF6703 family protein is translated as MAAKPRPRNAHPRVRANVPPDKIANRVATTTAPGLLWLSRMPKLVLPAFVAVALVGGLIAGGILGLLLLVVVVGLLGWLLAAFWPTLPNAGRALRVAALAAVIVVGVLNL
- the dusB gene encoding tRNA dihydrouridine synthase DusB gives rise to the protein MLTPLRLGTHEIWPPVVLAPMAGITNRAFRRLCREHGAGLYVNEMVTARGLVEGDRTTRAMVSFDADEFPRSLQLYGTDADSIAGAVRLVVAENLADHVDLNFGCPVPKVTRKGGGSALPWKRALFARIVAGAVDAADGAVPVTVKMRVGIDDEHPTFLDAGRIAAEAGVAWVALHARTAAQHYSGQADWSKIAELKESLAGTGVPVLGNGDIWEAGDALRMVAETGCDGVVVGRGCLGRPWLFGNLAAAFDGRPDPGHPGLGQVAATLRRHADLMTEDLGEFKACQEIRKHIAWYLKGFAVGSGLRQALGLVGSLAELDRLLAELDTDQEFPAASLGVPRGRAGSPRRVALPDGWLDDAGDAVVDDADAGLAALSGG
- a CDS encoding Fur family transcriptional regulator; translated protein: MSDAGVRPQRATRQRAAVAAALDAVSDFRSAQELHDLLKQRGENVGLTTVYRTLQSLAESGEVDVLRTDDGESIYRRCSDGHHHHLVCRVCGRAVEVEGPAVERWADKVAAEHGFTDVSHTVEIFGRCADCSAT